Genomic window (Patescibacteria group bacterium):
CTTCTACCTTAAATTCAACTTCTTTGCCAGCCAAGTTTTTTTGATGATAATCTTTTGGAAAATTTAATTTAAATTCTTTTTTATCTAATGCTTTCAAGCCAATCAATTGATCTTCAAATCCAGGAATAAATCTGCCTTCGCCAATCACAATTGGATGATCAACGCTTTGTCCTTTATCAACTGGAATATTATCCAAAAAAGTTTTGAAATCAACAACAACCATATCGCCTTTTTGTGCCGGTCTTTCAATCTTATGTGTAATTGTTCTGCTTTCTTGCAATTGTTTTAAAGCAGCATCAACTTCACTATCTTTAACTTCAACTTTTTTTTCTTTAACTTTAATAGATTTGTAATCAGGTAATTTAAATTCAGGCAATAAAGCAACTTCAGCAGTAAAAATTAATGGATTATTAGGCGCAATTTTCTCAACATTAACTTTTGGTTGGCCAATTGCTTCTAATTTATTATCAATTATTGCTTTGGCATACATTTGTGGCAATACAATTGCGCAAGCTTCTTGCCAAACTCTCATCTCGCCAACTTCTTGCTTCACAATATTAGCTGGAATATGGCCAGGTCTAAATCCAGGCATTTTCATGTCTTTAGAAATATTTCTTGATGCCAATTCCAATCTACCTTCAATCTCTTTTGGCTCAACTTCAATTCTAATTTTTACGCTTGATTTTGGTAATTTTTCGATATTTGCTTTCATAATTTAATTTAAATAATATCT
Coding sequences:
- the tig gene encoding trigger factor, encoding MKANIEKLPKSSVKIRIEVEPKEIEGRLELASRNISKDMKMPGFRPGHIPANIVKQEVGEMRVWQEACAIVLPQMYAKAIIDNKLEAIGQPKVNVEKIAPNNPLIFTAEVALLPEFKLPDYKSIKVKEKKVEVKDSEVDAALKQLQESRTITHKIERPAQKGDMVVVDFKTFLDNIPVDKGQSVDHPIVIGEGRFIPGFEDQLIGLKALDKKEFKLNFPKDYHQKNLAGKEVEFKVEVKSVNERHLPELNDEFAKGLGKFTSIAELKSEIKKNMELEATEKARGSAEMELMDKIADKATIELPDVLVESELNKMLEELKGMVMSSGGQFDQYLQSIKKTEEELKKDLRERAEKRVKIGLILREITKQEKIEVDEKELEHEIEHTASHYQHDPKMVEKIKSPEYKDYARGLMQNKKVFEMLRKTCIEETK